A genomic window from Anthocerotibacter panamensis C109 includes:
- a CDS encoding pre-peptidase C-terminal domain-containing protein — protein sequence MKYLCEGLVAVVLGASLLWGNPAGAATFTELEPNDSIATAQFLNSSDSTINVIGTKNNTTFQGTPPNDTADYYSFFAAAGDLFDVETSVLQALGSSNRDTILALYDPQGGLVQFDDDSGVDASSLISAFLIQNSGTYFVAVSGFGDPGDPLNGGNGIFTGGGDSNFRYQLQIRRVPEPATLLGLCVLGGWGTASRFKNKQRRNLHV from the coding sequence GTGAAGTATTTATGCGAAGGGCTGGTCGCAGTCGTACTTGGAGCAAGCCTACTTTGGGGAAATCCTGCGGGGGCTGCTACTTTTACCGAACTTGAGCCAAACGACTCCATCGCCACAGCCCAATTCCTAAATTCCTCCGATAGCACCATCAATGTAATCGGAACCAAAAACAATACGACGTTTCAGGGCACTCCCCCCAATGATACGGCGGATTACTATTCGTTTTTTGCCGCAGCAGGGGACCTCTTCGATGTAGAGACCTCTGTCCTCCAAGCCTTGGGCTCCTCCAACCGAGATACTATTCTGGCCCTCTACGACCCTCAGGGCGGGCTTGTGCAATTCGATGACGACTCTGGGGTGGATGCCTCTTCGCTCATCAGTGCTTTTTTGATCCAAAACTCAGGCACGTATTTCGTCGCAGTCTCTGGTTTTGGCGACCCGGGTGACCCGCTCAATGGAGGCAACGGCATCTTCACTGGCGGCGGTGATTCAAACTTCCGCTATCAGTTGCAGATCCGGCGTGTCCCGGAGCCCGCGACACTGCTGGGGCTCTGCGTCCTTGGCGGCTGGGGGACTGCTTCTCGCTTCAAAAATAAGCAGCGCAGGAATCTACACGTCTAA
- a CDS encoding PQQ-dependent sugar dehydrogenase, which yields MRHFLMGLLTLGGLAISAAALAQSPLRVEPAFSNLTFTNPLDIQHPPDGSERLLVVEQGGQIRVFANTPAAQQAGVFLDLGDRVLAGGELGLLGLAFHPDYAQNGYFYLNYTADNPRRTVIARYQVDPGDPNRANPASESILLTIDQPYANHNGGQLAFGPDGYLYIGLGDGGSGGDPLGNAQNRATLLGKLLRIDVDNPAAGKNYGIPPDNPLVGNTQGYREEIYAYGLRNPWRFSFDPPTGRLWLADVGQDAVEEVDLIEKGQNYGWNLQEGSTCYRPGCLPQDYTAPITEYGHDLGTSITGGYVYRGQRLAQLVGAYIFADFGSGRIWAFDNENRQRRELLQTDLKITSFGIDRQNELYFSALDGKIYHLAVVNGRLDSQANWRK from the coding sequence ATGCGCCACTTCTTAATGGGTTTACTGACTTTGGGCGGGCTGGCCATTTCTGCTGCTGCACTCGCGCAAAGCCCGCTACGCGTGGAGCCTGCTTTCTCCAACCTCACGTTTACCAATCCGTTGGATATTCAGCACCCCCCTGACGGGAGCGAGCGGCTCTTGGTCGTCGAACAAGGGGGGCAAATCCGGGTCTTCGCCAACACGCCTGCGGCGCAACAGGCAGGGGTATTTCTCGACTTGGGAGACCGGGTATTAGCCGGGGGAGAATTGGGGCTGTTGGGGCTCGCCTTTCACCCCGACTACGCCCAAAACGGCTACTTCTACCTCAACTACACCGCAGACAACCCCCGCCGCACGGTGATTGCCCGCTATCAAGTGGACCCCGGCGATCCCAACCGGGCTAATCCCGCGAGCGAATCTATCCTCCTGACCATTGACCAACCCTACGCCAACCACAACGGGGGACAGTTAGCCTTCGGTCCTGATGGCTATCTCTATATTGGGCTGGGGGACGGGGGCTCAGGAGGCGATCCCTTAGGCAATGCTCAAAACCGCGCCACCTTACTCGGAAAACTGCTGCGTATTGACGTCGATAACCCCGCCGCTGGCAAGAACTATGGCATTCCTCCAGACAATCCCTTGGTCGGAAATACCCAAGGCTATCGCGAAGAAATCTACGCCTATGGTCTGCGCAACCCCTGGCGCTTCAGCTTTGATCCGCCCACCGGCAGGCTCTGGCTGGCGGATGTGGGTCAGGATGCTGTCGAAGAAGTGGACCTCATCGAAAAAGGTCAAAACTACGGCTGGAACCTCCAAGAGGGAAGCACCTGCTACAGGCCCGGTTGTCTCCCCCAAGACTATACTGCCCCCATCACTGAGTACGGGCACGACTTGGGTACCTCCATCACCGGGGGCTATGTCTATCGGGGGCAGCGTCTTGCCCAACTCGTCGGGGCGTACATCTTCGCTGATTTCGGCTCCGGTCGGATTTGGGCCTTCGATAATGAGAATCGGCAAAGGCGAGAACTGCTCCAGACCGATTTGAAGATTACTTCCTTTGGCATAGACCGTCAGAACGAGTTATATTTCAGCGCCTTGGATGGAAAGATCTACCACTTGGCTGTAGTCAATGGCAGGCTCGATTCGCAAGCTAACTGGAGGAAGTAG
- a CDS encoding thiamine phosphate synthase: protein MRSNVVLRILDANLDRAREGLRVLEEWCRFGLEDARLSEAVKLLRQELASWHTDQIRVHRDTAHDLGTGLTTPLETERRDLRAVLRANLSRIQEALRVLEEYGKLYDSAFALQMKQYRYQVYILEQQLLPSDLRERLAVSLLYLVTSPGSNLLTQVEAALAGGLTLVQLREKDRDAQGILELGRALRVLCDRYGALFILNDRPDLALAIQADGVHLGQEDAPISLARHILGPTALIGQSTHSPQQAQRAIAEGADYLGVGPVYATPTKAGRIPVGLDYVRYCAQHSPIPSFAIGGIDQSNLATVQAAGAQRVAVVRAIMAASDPRQATRELLTQLQGTS from the coding sequence GTGAGAAGTAACGTTGTCTTGCGTATTCTGGATGCCAACCTCGACCGTGCCCGCGAGGGGCTAAGGGTCCTTGAGGAGTGGTGCCGCTTCGGGCTGGAAGATGCCCGCCTGAGCGAGGCCGTGAAGCTTTTGCGCCAAGAATTAGCCTCCTGGCACACCGATCAGATCCGGGTGCACCGCGACACCGCCCACGACTTGGGGACCGGACTCACCACGCCCTTGGAGACCGAACGCCGCGACCTGCGGGCCGTCTTGCGGGCCAACCTCAGCCGCATCCAAGAAGCCCTACGCGTCCTAGAGGAGTATGGCAAGCTCTATGACAGCGCTTTTGCCCTCCAGATGAAGCAGTACCGCTATCAGGTCTACATCCTGGAGCAGCAACTCCTGCCCTCAGATCTTCGTGAACGCCTCGCAGTCAGTCTGCTCTATCTGGTCACGAGCCCCGGCTCCAACCTACTCACCCAAGTCGAAGCCGCGCTCGCTGGTGGGCTGACCCTGGTCCAACTGCGCGAAAAAGACCGCGACGCCCAGGGCATTCTAGAACTTGGTCGCGCCCTGCGCGTGCTCTGTGACCGCTACGGAGCCCTCTTCATACTCAATGACCGCCCTGATCTCGCCCTCGCTATCCAAGCGGATGGGGTACATCTAGGCCAGGAGGACGCCCCTATCAGCCTTGCTCGTCACATCCTCGGCCCGACCGCCCTCATCGGTCAGTCTACCCACAGCCCGCAACAAGCGCAGCGGGCTATAGCCGAGGGTGCAGACTACCTTGGGGTTGGCCCGGTCTATGCGACACCCACCAAAGCAGGGCGCATTCCTGTCGGGCTGGACTATGTTCGCTATTGCGCCCAACATAGCCCCATCCCTAGCTTTGCCATCGGGGGGATCGACCAGAGCAACCTCGCGACGGTACAGGCTGCCGGAGCGCAGCGCGTCGCTGTTGTGCGGGCTATCATGGCAGCCTCCGACCCTAGACAGGCCACACGGGAACTGCTTACCCAACTTCAAGGCACGTCGTAG
- a CDS encoding alkaline phosphatase D family protein, translating into MKRREAGISILGFSFLATAPARANTPLPATLPNGVAAGDVTQTSAVLWTRSTIAGNVTFEYGTDPSFTVAQRLTKRNTIPSKPFKLPVQGLTPDNTYFYRVTNTAGDQATGTFRTPAASGFQGMRFGISGDWRGELSPYPAIRNVPGRDLDFFVEFGDTIYADFPSPAVPLAQTSTISQFRAKHNEVYSARFGLNTWADLRATTAIFSVIDDHEVTDNFAGGAPPASDTRFAGQAGNFINETTLYNNGLQVFQEFNPIRNEYYGETGDPRTANKRKLYRFRTFGQDAAMFLLDTRSFRDQELTPITNPLDPAQIGAFLTAAFNPARTILGAQQLSDLQNDLQAAQQAGITWKFVLVPEPIQNLGILGAEDRFEGYAAERTALLSFIATNNITNVVFVTADIHGTVINDVSYQTAPFGPSIPTGAFEISTGSVAFDAPFGPTVAFLAFVLQFPGALSPTVYAALPPASQEAYITGLINGGLTGLGYPAIGLDGFAPATLVSGGYTATNSYGWTEFDIDQATQVLTVTTYGIPFYTQAQIENPTTQAEVLSRVPAILSQFTVQPV; encoded by the coding sequence ATGAAGCGACGTGAGGCGGGTATATCTATACTTGGTTTTTCATTCCTGGCAACGGCACCCGCTCGGGCCAACACCCCTCTGCCTGCAACCCTGCCCAATGGCGTTGCCGCCGGGGATGTCACCCAAACCTCTGCTGTGCTCTGGACACGCAGTACGATTGCCGGCAATGTGACTTTTGAGTACGGTACCGACCCCAGTTTCACCGTCGCCCAACGCCTCACCAAGCGCAACACCATCCCCAGCAAACCCTTCAAACTTCCGGTGCAGGGCCTGACCCCGGACAATACTTATTTCTATCGGGTGACCAACACCGCAGGCGACCAAGCCACGGGTACCTTCCGCACCCCCGCAGCCTCGGGCTTTCAGGGCATGCGCTTTGGGATATCGGGCGACTGGCGCGGCGAACTGAGCCCCTATCCGGCTATCCGCAATGTCCCTGGACGCGACCTAGATTTCTTTGTCGAATTTGGCGATACCATCTACGCTGACTTCCCTTCACCGGCGGTGCCCCTCGCTCAGACCTCGACGATTAGCCAATTCCGAGCCAAGCACAACGAAGTCTACAGCGCCCGCTTTGGCCTCAATACTTGGGCGGACCTCCGAGCCACGACCGCCATCTTCTCGGTCATTGACGACCACGAAGTGACAGATAACTTTGCCGGGGGTGCACCTCCAGCCTCGGACACGCGCTTTGCCGGTCAAGCAGGGAATTTTATCAACGAAACCACGCTGTATAACAACGGCTTGCAGGTCTTCCAGGAATTCAACCCGATCCGCAACGAGTACTACGGGGAAACAGGCGACCCCCGGACAGCCAACAAGCGTAAACTCTATCGCTTCCGCACTTTTGGTCAGGACGCGGCCATGTTTCTGCTGGACACCCGTTCTTTCCGCGACCAAGAGCTAACCCCGATCACCAACCCGCTCGACCCGGCGCAGATCGGAGCGTTCCTCACTGCTGCTTTTAACCCCGCCCGGACCATCTTAGGGGCGCAACAACTGTCAGATCTCCAAAATGACCTACAAGCGGCCCAGCAAGCGGGCATCACCTGGAAATTCGTACTGGTCCCCGAACCCATCCAGAACCTGGGTATCCTGGGCGCTGAGGACCGCTTTGAGGGCTATGCGGCGGAGCGGACGGCCCTGCTGAGTTTCATTGCCACCAATAACATCACTAACGTCGTCTTTGTCACTGCTGACATCCACGGCACGGTGATTAACGATGTCTCCTACCAAACGGCCCCCTTCGGCCCTTCGATTCCCACCGGGGCCTTTGAGATCTCTACTGGGTCCGTGGCTTTTGACGCGCCCTTCGGTCCGACAGTGGCCTTTCTGGCCTTTGTCCTCCAATTTCCGGGAGCCCTCTCCCCCACCGTCTATGCAGCACTGCCCCCTGCCAGCCAGGAAGCCTACATCACCGGGCTCATCAATGGCGGGCTCACGGGGCTGGGCTATCCTGCGATTGGGTTGGACGGCTTTGCTCCTGCCACGCTGGTATCGGGTGGCTACACTGCCACCAACAGCTACGGTTGGACCGAGTTCGATATCGATCAGGCTACACAGGTACTCACAGTCACAACCTACGGCATCCCCTTCTACACCCAAGCCCAAATCGAAAACCCTACCACCCAAGCCGAGGTCCTCAGTCGCGTGCCTGCTATCTTGAGCCAGTTTACTGTCCAGCCTGTGTAG
- a CDS encoding geranylgeranyl reductase family protein, with product MYDCIVIGAGPGGGATAYHLARRGRSVLVLEKETLPRYKPCGGGIPPVVQEWFDFDFSPVISARVHRIRYTWTLGDVVEAPLDLPEPMWMVRRDEFDQFLVTQAQRQGALLKSGTPVLGISPLPEGWRVQTTCGEFDGRYLVGADGAKGNTARWLGLDKRKITIGGAIEVEIPAPVPQPDTAHFEFGMVKAGYLWNFPKAGCHSIGIGTFGRQKVDLKTPLARYIEGFGLSLAGVTLHGHPLLLWQGNTPLHTRCALLVGESAGIVDPFTAEGIRPSLHTGVLAAQFLDQALGGDEQALAAYTAAVHEYWGEDLKWASRLASVFYRFPELGYRLGIKRPGTTRRMGQLLSGEVRYREVAQRALHRLSPVT from the coding sequence ATGTACGACTGCATTGTGATCGGTGCGGGACCGGGCGGCGGGGCGACCGCCTATCACCTCGCCCGCCGGGGCCGTTCGGTCCTCGTCCTCGAAAAAGAGACCCTCCCGCGCTACAAACCTTGTGGGGGCGGGATTCCCCCGGTAGTCCAGGAATGGTTTGACTTTGACTTCAGCCCGGTAATTTCAGCCAGAGTCCATAGGATCCGCTATACCTGGACGTTGGGCGATGTCGTCGAAGCCCCCCTGGATCTGCCCGAACCGATGTGGATGGTCCGGCGCGACGAATTTGACCAGTTTCTCGTCACTCAGGCTCAGCGGCAAGGAGCGCTTCTCAAGTCAGGCACGCCCGTCCTCGGAATTTCACCCTTGCCGGAAGGTTGGCGGGTGCAGACCACATGCGGGGAATTCGACGGGCGCTATCTAGTAGGCGCGGACGGGGCAAAAGGCAACACCGCCCGCTGGCTCGGTCTGGACAAGCGCAAAATTACGATTGGGGGGGCCATCGAAGTTGAGATTCCCGCACCCGTACCCCAACCCGACACGGCCCATTTCGAGTTTGGCATGGTCAAAGCAGGCTACCTGTGGAACTTTCCCAAAGCAGGCTGCCACTCCATCGGCATCGGAACTTTCGGGCGGCAAAAAGTGGACCTCAAGACGCCCCTTGCCCGCTATATAGAAGGGTTTGGCCTCTCCTTGGCGGGAGTTACCCTCCACGGCCATCCCCTCCTCCTCTGGCAGGGGAACACGCCTTTACATACCCGTTGTGCGCTCCTGGTGGGCGAAAGTGCCGGGATCGTGGACCCCTTCACCGCTGAGGGCATCCGCCCTTCTTTGCACACAGGAGTACTCGCCGCCCAATTCCTTGATCAAGCCCTAGGCGGGGACGAACAGGCCCTAGCAGCCTACACAGCCGCAGTCCATGAATATTGGGGAGAAGATTTAAAGTGGGCCAGCCGTCTTGCAAGCGTGTTCTACCGCTTCCCGGAACTGGGCTATCGTCTGGGGATCAAACGTCCCGGAACGACTCGGCGCATGGGTCAATTGCTCTCAGGCGAAGTGCGGTATCGGGAGGTGGCCCAAAGAGCGCTACATCGCCTGAGTCCAGTTACCTAA
- a CDS encoding S9 family peptidase, protein MKKVWRRLNLGVSGILLLASCLVNPVWAVEPRLITQMDLLDFTWLADPQISPDGSRIVYLQVTADRKKDGYQTALWLASTAGGPPRPLTGGGRDSTPRWSPDGRQIAFLRVAEKDGKPTAAQVYLLSLDGGEAQALTDLPEGVGAPVWSPDGRQIAFTSGTLPEDLDEKKEKPEHESDVRVVTQAIYRFDNGGYLDFSRKDHLWTVQLPATPSTKVKPKPITTGKFDEGMLRWSPDGTKIYFLTDRASEPSYHEPDTDLYAISAQGGPITKVVDIDGPVGNYTLSPDGKRVAFVGFLNHKPTRSYNQTDLFVADLTPGAAVKNLTAAYDYDITDNLSADQHSPRGGQPADPVWSQDGRFVYIVGSEKGTANLKRIDAETGQVAPFTQGDQEVLSYTATPDASKMALIVTSPTNINDLYLTSNGDLTQRTQVNKPLFDRLQISTPEAITYPSFDGQLIQAWVLKPPGFDPKKKYPLILNIHGGPHIAYGYTFFHEFQWMAAKGYVVLYPNPRGSTTYGQDFGNIIQYRYPGDDYKDLMAGVDYLLGQGYIDAKRLGVTGGSGGGLLTNWTITQTNRFQAAVSQRSIADWASWWYSADFTLFQPSWFRGAPFQETANFAARSPITYIDKVQTPLMLIEGEADYRTPSGSGGETMFRALKYLKKPTAMVRFPGESHELSRSGKPWHRVERLEHIVNWFDKYLLGKKIDRYDVP, encoded by the coding sequence ATGAAGAAAGTGTGGCGACGGTTAAACCTAGGGGTGAGCGGTATTCTGCTCTTGGCGAGTTGTCTGGTAAATCCGGTTTGGGCTGTAGAACCGCGCCTGATCACCCAAATGGATTTGCTGGATTTCACTTGGCTCGCCGACCCGCAGATTAGCCCGGACGGCTCGCGCATCGTCTATCTCCAAGTCACTGCCGACCGCAAAAAAGATGGCTACCAGACTGCGCTATGGCTCGCCTCGACTGCCGGGGGACCGCCGCGCCCCTTGACGGGCGGCGGACGGGACTCCACCCCGCGTTGGTCGCCCGATGGCCGCCAGATTGCTTTCCTGCGCGTAGCCGAAAAAGACGGTAAACCCACCGCCGCCCAAGTCTATCTGCTCTCCCTTGATGGGGGAGAGGCCCAAGCCCTGACGGATCTGCCTGAAGGCGTCGGAGCCCCGGTCTGGTCCCCAGACGGTAGACAGATCGCCTTCACCTCTGGCACCCTACCTGAAGACCTGGACGAGAAAAAAGAAAAACCCGAGCATGAGAGCGACGTGCGGGTCGTCACCCAGGCTATCTACCGCTTTGACAATGGGGGCTACTTGGACTTCAGCCGCAAGGACCACCTGTGGACCGTGCAGCTACCCGCCACCCCCAGTACCAAAGTCAAACCCAAACCCATCACCACAGGCAAATTCGATGAAGGGATGCTCCGGTGGTCTCCAGATGGCACTAAAATCTATTTCCTCACCGACCGCGCCTCCGAACCCTCCTACCATGAGCCTGACACCGACCTCTACGCCATCAGCGCCCAAGGCGGACCCATCACCAAAGTGGTAGACATCGATGGCCCGGTCGGGAACTACACCCTGAGCCCTGATGGCAAACGGGTCGCCTTCGTCGGCTTCCTCAACCACAAACCCACCCGCTCCTACAACCAGACCGACCTCTTCGTCGCAGACCTCACTCCGGGCGCAGCCGTCAAAAACCTGACGGCTGCCTACGATTACGACATCACCGACAATCTGTCCGCCGACCAGCATTCCCCCCGTGGCGGACAACCTGCCGACCCTGTGTGGAGTCAAGATGGACGTTTCGTCTATATCGTGGGGAGCGAAAAAGGTACTGCCAACCTCAAGCGCATCGATGCCGAAACGGGTCAGGTAGCGCCCTTCACTCAGGGCGACCAGGAAGTGCTCTCCTACACCGCCACTCCAGACGCCTCGAAGATGGCCCTGATTGTGACCAGCCCGACCAACATCAATGACCTCTACCTAACCAGCAACGGCGACCTGACCCAACGTACCCAGGTCAACAAACCCCTTTTCGACCGGCTCCAAATCAGTACCCCTGAAGCCATCACCTACCCTAGTTTCGACGGGCAACTGATCCAAGCTTGGGTGCTCAAACCGCCCGGATTTGACCCCAAAAAGAAATATCCCCTCATCCTCAACATCCACGGTGGTCCCCACATCGCCTATGGCTATACTTTTTTTCATGAGTTTCAATGGATGGCTGCCAAGGGCTACGTCGTCCTCTACCCCAATCCCCGTGGCAGTACCACCTACGGTCAAGATTTTGGCAATATCATCCAGTACCGCTATCCCGGCGACGACTACAAAGACCTGATGGCGGGTGTGGATTACCTCCTCGGTCAGGGCTATATCGATGCCAAACGTCTGGGTGTGACCGGAGGCAGCGGCGGGGGGCTGCTCACTAACTGGACGATTACCCAGACCAACCGCTTCCAAGCGGCGGTATCGCAGCGCTCTATCGCTGACTGGGCTTCGTGGTGGTATTCAGCCGATTTCACCTTGTTCCAGCCTTCTTGGTTCCGAGGGGCTCCCTTTCAGGAAACGGCTAATTTCGCCGCTCGTTCTCCCATCACCTACATCGATAAAGTCCAGACCCCCTTGATGCTCATCGAAGGGGAGGCGGATTACCGGACCCCCTCTGGCTCGGGGGGAGAAACCATGTTCCGAGCGCTCAAATACCTCAAAAAACCCACTGCCATGGTGCGCTTCCCCGGTGAGAGCCACGAACTCTCGCGCTCAGGCAAGCCTTGGCACCGAGTCGAACGGTTGGAGCACATCGTCAACTGGTTCGACAAGTATCTGCTGGGCAAAAAAATCGACCGCTACGACGTGCCTTGA
- a CDS encoding glycosyltransferase family 4 protein encodes MVVLWTTPAVRAVGLRSSQLDVPNERKVHTQPMVRLGGVSIFTGVTTALLLVWGLGWFGTLPPDKEYEVWGVTIGSVLMFLVGLADDLFSLPALPRLAAQGAIAWAAWTVGVQIEAVSLPGLGVWQLGVLSLPLTLLWLVGVTNAINFIDGLDGLAAGISGIAACVTLIVALLTQQWAAALIAAALAGAALGFLRYNFNPAQIFMGDGGAYFLGFMLAGLSVIGVVKLVTTAAIVVPLLILSVPILDTASVIIQRLSKGQSPFKPDKRHLHHQLLKVGLSHRFTVLTMYALTLWAGCLALALTGLPAGWTYTAGATILLSYVAWSVWRKSCEK; translated from the coding sequence ATGGTGGTCCTATGGACAACCCCGGCTGTCCGTGCTGTCGGCCTCAGGAGCAGTCAACTAGATGTACCCAACGAACGCAAGGTCCACACCCAACCGATGGTTCGTCTGGGGGGGGTCTCCATTTTTACAGGTGTCACTACTGCCCTGCTTTTAGTGTGGGGGCTGGGTTGGTTTGGGACGCTGCCGCCGGATAAAGAGTACGAAGTCTGGGGCGTGACGATTGGATCGGTTTTGATGTTTTTGGTGGGGCTAGCCGATGACCTCTTCTCGCTGCCCGCCTTGCCGCGTCTGGCTGCTCAAGGCGCTATCGCCTGGGCTGCTTGGACTGTAGGCGTCCAAATCGAGGCGGTTTCCCTGCCTGGGTTGGGGGTTTGGCAGTTAGGGGTGCTCAGTTTGCCTTTGACGCTCCTGTGGCTAGTGGGTGTGACCAATGCCATCAACTTTATCGATGGACTGGATGGCCTCGCAGCGGGTATCAGCGGTATCGCCGCCTGTGTGACGTTGATAGTCGCCCTACTCACCCAACAGTGGGCTGCAGCCTTGATTGCGGCGGCGCTGGCGGGGGCGGCGCTGGGCTTTTTGCGCTACAATTTCAATCCGGCGCAGATCTTCATGGGTGATGGCGGGGCTTATTTCCTAGGCTTTATGCTCGCTGGACTCTCGGTCATCGGGGTAGTAAAACTAGTCACTACGGCTGCTATTGTTGTCCCCCTGCTCATCCTTAGCGTCCCCATTCTCGATACCGCTTCGGTGATCATTCAGCGCTTGAGTAAAGGTCAATCTCCCTTCAAGCCCGACAAGCGGCACCTGCACCACCAACTCCTCAAAGTCGGCCTCTCCCACCGCTTCACGGTCTTGACCATGTATGCTCTGACGCTGTGGGCGGGCTGCCTCGCTCTGGCGCTGACCGGGCTTCCGGCAGGCTGGACCTACACAGCGGGAGCAACCATCCTCCTCAGCTATGTAGCCTGGAGCGTCTGGCGCAAGTCTTGTGAGAAGTAA
- a CDS encoding phosphoribulokinase — MVTKPDRIVMIGVGGDSGCGKSTFLRRLRDLFSDDLITTICLDDYHSLDRKQRKVTGITALDPRANNFDLMAEQVATLKRGERIQKPIYNHETGELDPPEEIVPTPIIIIEGLHPFYDERVRDLLDFKIYFDLSDAIKVQWKVQRDMAERGHTYDDVMKAINSRKPDFTAYIDPQKQFADVILEILPSELPEKPGGLKIVKARLVQQEGNPVYDPAYLFDKAISDLCWRPKFDNSDPELTFCYGQDRYFNKHISFLSIDGEFHPKDAHNLEEKLRNTSERHYGELASLVVKRTEFPGSNDGTGFFQVLIGLKMREIYQKLTTPALVTSN; from the coding sequence ATGGTCACCAAACCGGACCGGATTGTAATGATAGGTGTTGGGGGAGATAGTGGATGTGGAAAGTCCACATTCCTGCGCCGCCTGCGTGACTTATTCAGTGATGACCTGATCACGACCATCTGTCTCGATGACTATCATAGCCTGGACCGGAAACAACGCAAGGTTACGGGCATCACGGCGCTTGACCCCCGAGCCAACAATTTTGACCTGATGGCCGAGCAGGTAGCCACCCTGAAGCGGGGGGAGCGCATTCAAAAGCCCATCTACAATCATGAGACCGGGGAGCTTGATCCACCTGAGGAGATTGTCCCGACCCCCATCATTATTATCGAGGGCCTGCATCCTTTTTACGATGAGCGTGTGCGCGACCTACTCGACTTCAAGATCTACTTCGACCTGAGCGATGCGATCAAAGTCCAATGGAAAGTCCAGCGCGATATGGCTGAGCGTGGGCACACGTACGACGATGTCATGAAGGCCATCAACTCCCGCAAGCCTGACTTTACCGCCTATATTGATCCTCAGAAGCAATTCGCTGATGTCATTCTGGAGATCCTGCCTAGCGAATTGCCCGAGAAGCCCGGAGGTCTCAAGATCGTCAAAGCTCGTCTGGTGCAACAGGAAGGTAACCCAGTCTACGACCCAGCTTACCTCTTTGATAAAGCCATCTCAGACCTGTGCTGGCGGCCCAAATTTGATAACTCCGACCCTGAACTTACCTTCTGCTACGGTCAGGACCGCTACTTCAACAAGCACATCTCCTTTCTCTCTATCGATGGTGAGTTTCATCCCAAAGATGCCCACAACCTCGAAGAAAAACTGCGTAACACCTCCGAGCGCCACTACGGCGAGTTGGCGAGTTTGGTGGTCAAGCGCACAGAGTTTCCGGGCTCCAATGATGGAACAGGTTTCTTCCAGGTGTTGATTGGGCTCAAGATGCGGGAGATTTACCAAAAATTGACTACCCCCGCTTTAGTGACATCCAATTAA